From Bacillus kexueae, a single genomic window includes:
- a CDS encoding NADH:flavin oxidoreductase/NADH oxidase family protein — MNKLYQTLTLPNGSVVKNRFFKSAMSVAFGTIDHRPTTKLITLYESWAEGGVGLSVTGNVMIDRRALGEPGNVVVEDERDLEMLAKWAKAGTKNNTALWMQINHPGKQAPKMVTKEPVAPSAIPLSGSLKKLFNPPRELNHLEIKDLITRFGKTAKIAKAAGFTGVQIHAAHGYLISQFLSPYHNKRNDDWGGSLQNRMRFVLEVYNEMRTQVGADFPIGIKLNSADFQRGGFTEEESMEVVQTLAESKIDLIEISGGNYEKPAMIGPEKESTKKREAYFLAYAEKVRKLIDTPLVVTGGFRTVSGMNEAIDSGSVDMVGIARPFALMPDLPNQIFKGTYEPVSLDRISTGVSWIDRNAPMLETSWYAHQLERIGRGLSPKQNLSAWSTLVHFFTQQGIHAFQKRRA; from the coding sequence ATGAATAAACTTTATCAAACATTGACTTTACCGAATGGATCTGTTGTGAAAAACCGTTTTTTCAAATCGGCGATGAGTGTGGCGTTCGGAACAATTGATCATCGTCCGACTACTAAGCTCATTACCCTTTATGAATCATGGGCAGAAGGGGGAGTTGGCCTATCTGTAACGGGGAATGTAATGATTGACCGTCGTGCACTCGGTGAGCCAGGTAATGTCGTTGTCGAAGATGAACGTGACCTTGAGATGCTGGCAAAGTGGGCAAAAGCTGGAACAAAAAATAACACTGCTCTCTGGATGCAAATTAACCATCCTGGAAAACAAGCACCTAAAATGGTTACGAAAGAGCCCGTAGCACCCAGTGCCATCCCTTTATCCGGAAGCTTAAAAAAACTGTTCAATCCTCCTCGTGAATTAAATCATCTCGAAATAAAAGATCTAATTACACGCTTTGGGAAAACAGCAAAAATCGCAAAGGCAGCAGGTTTTACTGGGGTCCAAATTCATGCAGCACATGGCTATTTAATCAGTCAGTTTTTATCCCCTTATCACAACAAGCGAAATGATGACTGGGGTGGAAGTTTGCAAAATCGAATGCGATTCGTTTTGGAAGTGTATAACGAAATGCGCACACAAGTAGGAGCCGACTTCCCAATTGGGATTAAGCTGAACTCTGCTGACTTTCAACGTGGTGGGTTTACGGAAGAAGAATCGATGGAAGTCGTCCAAACACTAGCTGAAAGCAAAATCGATTTAATTGAAATTTCAGGGGGAAATTACGAAAAGCCTGCGATGATAGGTCCTGAAAAAGAAAGCACGAAAAAACGAGAAGCATACTTTTTAGCCTATGCAGAAAAAGTTCGAAAGCTTATTGATACACCCCTTGTCGTTACAGGGGGATTTCGTACCGTATCTGGCATGAATGAAGCCATTGATAGCGGCTCAGTCGATATGGTCGGAATCGCTCGACCTTTTGCGCTAATGCCTGATCTGCCAAATCAAATTTTCAAAGGAACTTACGAACCAGTTTCGCTTGATCGCATATCGACGGGCGTTTCATGGATAGATCGAAATGCTCCGATGCTTGAAACGAGCTGGTATGCTCATCAATTGGAACGAATCGGTCGTGGTTTATCGCCGAAACAAAATTTAAGTGCATGGTCGACTTTGGTTCATTTTTTTACCCAGCAAGGGATTCACGCATTTCAAAAGAGGAGAGCGTAA
- a CDS encoding glycerol-3-phosphate responsive antiterminator, whose translation MGFHGQSVLPAIRSMKQFDRFLKSDFEYGVLLDSHLGQVKNLVMAAKASNKKLLIHVDLIQGIKNDEYAAEFLCQEVKPAGLISTRSSVIAKAKQKKVYAIQRLFLLDTGAMEKSLELIRKYQPDFIEVLPGVIPSIIEEIKETTGIPILAGGLIRTKEDVQQALNAGATAVTTSREDLWG comes from the coding sequence ATGGGGTTTCATGGTCAATCGGTACTCCCGGCGATTCGAAGTATGAAGCAATTTGACCGCTTCTTAAAAAGTGATTTTGAATACGGTGTACTACTAGATAGTCATTTAGGACAAGTGAAAAATCTCGTGATGGCTGCGAAAGCGAGCAACAAAAAGCTCTTGATTCATGTAGATTTAATTCAAGGAATTAAAAATGATGAATACGCAGCCGAATTTTTATGTCAAGAGGTTAAGCCGGCCGGTCTCATTTCAACGCGATCATCCGTGATTGCCAAAGCGAAGCAGAAGAAAGTGTATGCCATTCAGCGACTGTTTTTACTAGATACAGGCGCAATGGAAAAAAGCTTGGAGCTTATTCGAAAATACCAACCAGATTTCATAGAAGTGTTACCAGGTGTCATTCCTTCCATTATTGAAGAAATTAAAGAAACTACTGGGATTCCGATTTTAGCTGGTGGGCTGATTCGAACAAAAGAGGATGTACAGCAAGCATTAAATGCAGGCGCGACAGCCGTAACCACTTCACGAGAAGATTTATGGGGATAA
- a CDS encoding LacI family DNA-binding transcriptional regulator, translating into MATLKDIAEKAGVSLATVSRVLNYDKTLSVADETRKKIFEIAQELNYKTVRNRHHAQDEKKERLKIGLVYWYTEQQELEDPYYMSIRLGVEKECYERKIELVKLFKSGKKQEDVWVNDLDGIIAVGKFSRDEVESFKKITERIVLVDYTPSDEYDCIAIDFRKAMVEVLQYLVDLGHTSIGYIGGKEFVHNEQQITDERERTFYEFLQLRSLYNESFIWTGKFTAEDGFRLMKEALSQPERPTAFFVASDSMAIGAMRALHEEGIKVPEEVSLVGFNDIATSKFLQPSLTTVKIHTEFMGESAVELLQEQIRSNRSIAKKIIIPHEFIERESCGRVNK; encoded by the coding sequence ATGGCTACGTTGAAAGATATTGCCGAAAAAGCCGGTGTTTCCCTAGCAACGGTTTCCCGTGTTTTAAATTATGATAAGACGTTATCCGTCGCTGATGAAACCCGAAAGAAAATATTTGAAATTGCACAAGAGTTAAATTATAAAACAGTTCGAAATCGTCATCATGCACAAGATGAGAAAAAAGAACGACTAAAAATTGGACTCGTCTATTGGTATACCGAGCAGCAAGAATTGGAAGACCCGTATTACATGTCCATTCGACTGGGTGTCGAGAAGGAATGTTATGAGCGGAAAATTGAACTTGTTAAACTATTTAAAAGTGGGAAAAAACAAGAAGATGTATGGGTCAATGATTTAGATGGCATAATTGCGGTTGGGAAGTTCAGTAGAGATGAAGTCGAATCCTTTAAAAAGATTACAGAACGCATTGTGTTAGTCGATTACACCCCGTCAGATGAGTATGACTGCATCGCTATCGATTTTCGAAAAGCAATGGTAGAAGTGCTTCAATACTTAGTCGATTTAGGGCATACTTCGATCGGTTACATTGGTGGGAAAGAATTTGTTCATAATGAACAACAAATTACAGATGAACGTGAGCGTACATTTTATGAATTTTTACAACTTCGCTCCTTATACAATGAGTCGTTTATCTGGACGGGAAAATTCACAGCGGAAGATGGATTTCGTTTAATGAAGGAGGCCCTTTCCCAACCGGAAAGACCGACAGCCTTCTTTGTAGCGAGTGATTCAATGGCCATTGGAGCGATGCGCGCTCTTCATGAAGAAGGGATTAAAGTTCCAGAAGAAGTATCACTTGTCGGATTTAACGATATTGCAACATCGAAATTTTTGCAGCCTTCGTTAACAACCGTTAAAATTCATACGGAATTTATGGGGGAATCAGCTGTTGAATTATTACAGGAACAAATTCGATCTAATCGCTCCATTGCGAAAAAGATCATCATTCCGCATGAGTTTATTGAACGTGAAAGCTGCGGACGAGTGAACAAATAG
- a CDS encoding galactokinase, translating into MKFIQAFHHVFGKKGDVRVFFAPGRVNLIGEHIDYNGGHVLPCALEIGTYVVARKRKDHLLRFYSENFSATGLIVVNLQSLLFDEWHGWANYPKGIFQFFKEQMDVELTGMDLYYTGTIPNGAGLSSSASIELVTAFMINEMFSVNLDRTTLVKMAQQVENDYIGVQCGIMDQFAVGFGKRDQAILLNCDTLSYLYTPLPLQQASIVIVNSNKKRELADSAYNDRRKTCEKALAKIKQKQSIHQLVDLKVGELENVKSLLTSVEFKRVRHVVTENERTKKAVELLRSDDLSSFGVLMNESQLSLRDDYEVTGFELDSLVEAAWQHPGTIGARMTGAGFGGCTVNIVKNNEVSSFVHEVGQKYESKTGKKANFYVVKPSDGVKELTEQVE; encoded by the coding sequence ATGAAGTTCATCCAAGCGTTCCATCACGTGTTTGGAAAAAAGGGTGACGTTCGGGTGTTTTTCGCACCTGGGCGAGTGAACTTAATTGGGGAGCATATTGATTACAATGGTGGTCATGTCTTACCATGTGCACTTGAAATCGGTACGTACGTCGTAGCAAGAAAGCGAAAGGACCATCTTTTGCGCTTTTACTCCGAGAATTTTTCGGCAACGGGTTTGATTGTAGTAAATCTTCAGTCGTTATTATTTGATGAATGGCACGGGTGGGCGAATTATCCGAAAGGAATTTTTCAATTTTTTAAAGAGCAAATGGATGTTGAGCTAACAGGAATGGATCTTTATTATACTGGAACAATCCCGAATGGAGCAGGGCTTTCTTCTTCGGCTTCGATTGAACTCGTTACGGCCTTTATGATTAATGAGATGTTTTCGGTAAACCTAGATAGAACCACACTTGTGAAAATGGCGCAACAAGTAGAGAATGACTACATTGGCGTTCAATGCGGAATTATGGACCAATTTGCCGTCGGGTTTGGAAAAAGAGATCAAGCGATACTACTAAATTGTGACACGTTATCCTATCTCTATACTCCATTGCCGTTACAACAAGCGTCGATTGTCATTGTGAATTCGAATAAAAAAAGAGAATTAGCAGATTCGGCGTACAATGACAGGCGTAAAACCTGTGAAAAAGCATTAGCTAAAATTAAACAAAAGCAGTCGATTCACCAGCTCGTTGATTTAAAAGTAGGGGAACTTGAAAATGTGAAGTCCCTCTTAACGTCAGTAGAGTTTAAACGTGTTCGTCATGTCGTTACGGAAAATGAGCGAACAAAAAAAGCGGTTGAGCTTTTACGAAGTGATGACTTATCCTCGTTTGGAGTTCTTATGAATGAGTCACAACTTTCCTTACGAGATGATTATGAAGTGACCGGTTTTGAACTGGATTCGCTTGTCGAAGCAGCATGGCAACATCCGGGTACAATTGGTGCACGCATGACGGGTGCAGGGTTTGGTGGTTGTACCGTAAATATTGTGAAAAATAATGAAGTTTCTTCGTTTGTTCACGAGGTTGGGCAAAAATACGAATCAAAAACAGGTAAAAAAGCGAACTTTTATGTCGTAAAACCAAGTGATGGCGTGAAGGAATTAACAGAACAAGTGGAATGA
- a CDS encoding alpha-galactosidase, with product MPIFVQDDKKQFHLQGKDVSYIFSVLPNGELGHMYFGKKISHRKDFSHLLQLPKEPLGNATFAFEGDSTFSLEFVKREYPSYGTGDYREPAFHFVYEDGSRVTRLQYDHFKRLNGKPSLQGLPAVYVEDENEAETLIITMRDPYTNVCVELSYTVYARYNAIIRSARITNEGKKPIIMDRALSASVDFPHANFDWIHLDGAWIKERHIACDRLSKGFQSVNSKRGVSSSLHNPFIALKERDANEHCGIVYGFSLVYSGNFLAGVEVDHYDMARVLMGINPFDFSWKLEEKESFQTPEVVMVFSDEGLNGMSQTYHELYVNRLVRGKWRQSERPILINNWEATYFNFTESKLMEIVEEASKLGIELFALDDGWFEGRHNDTTSLGDWIADKTKLPEGVKGFGQKVEQNGLQFGIWVEPEMISKKSMLFEKHPDWVLGVQTGPLSHGRNQYMLDLTKEPVQSFIIDTLSQLLSDAPIRYVKWDMNRNMSEIGTDYLDATRQGEVAHRYVLGLYAVLDELTKRFPNVLFESCASGGNRFDPGMLYYMPQTWTSDNTDAIERLKIQYGTSLVYPLSTMGAHVSAVPNHQTRRITPLETRFHVAMFGVFGYELDVTKLPAEEKAKVKNQVAFYKENRKLIQFGRFYRLLSPFEQNDTAWMVVSPDRQEAIVAFYRTLAKPNPGLVQLKLVGLDESKFYRVEELNAVYKGDELMHAGITLPAIYNGTVYSDSSFLAGDFQSVIWKLSVVEEGS from the coding sequence ATGCCGATTTTTGTACAGGATGATAAAAAGCAATTTCACTTGCAAGGAAAAGATGTGAGCTATATCTTTTCCGTTTTGCCTAATGGTGAGCTTGGTCATATGTATTTTGGGAAAAAGATTTCTCATCGAAAGGACTTCTCGCACCTCCTTCAATTACCGAAAGAACCACTCGGCAATGCTACATTTGCTTTTGAAGGAGATTCTACTTTTTCCTTAGAGTTTGTAAAGCGCGAATATCCTTCGTACGGAACGGGGGACTATCGTGAACCAGCCTTTCATTTCGTCTATGAAGATGGGTCACGGGTGACGAGGTTGCAATATGACCATTTTAAACGATTAAATGGAAAGCCTTCGTTACAAGGGCTTCCTGCTGTATATGTCGAGGATGAAAACGAAGCTGAAACATTAATTATTACAATGCGAGATCCATACACAAACGTTTGTGTGGAGCTTAGTTATACTGTGTATGCTCGTTATAATGCCATCATCCGTAGTGCAAGAATCACGAATGAAGGGAAAAAGCCAATCATCATGGATCGTGCCTTAAGCGCATCGGTTGATTTTCCTCATGCAAATTTTGACTGGATTCATTTGGATGGTGCTTGGATTAAAGAACGGCATATCGCATGCGATCGGTTATCAAAAGGGTTTCAATCGGTTAATAGTAAACGAGGAGTGAGTAGTTCCCTTCATAATCCATTTATCGCGTTAAAAGAGCGAGATGCCAATGAACATTGTGGTATCGTTTATGGATTTAGCCTCGTATACAGTGGGAATTTTTTAGCGGGTGTCGAAGTCGATCATTATGATATGGCAAGGGTGTTAATGGGAATAAATCCGTTTGATTTTTCGTGGAAACTAGAAGAAAAGGAATCTTTTCAAACGCCTGAAGTGGTGATGGTGTTTTCTGATGAGGGATTAAATGGGATGAGTCAAACGTATCACGAATTGTATGTGAATCGATTAGTTCGTGGGAAATGGCGACAATCGGAACGTCCCATCCTTATTAACAATTGGGAAGCGACTTATTTTAATTTTACTGAATCGAAATTAATGGAAATTGTCGAGGAAGCTTCTAAACTCGGCATTGAATTATTTGCACTAGACGATGGATGGTTTGAAGGACGACATAATGATACGACTTCGTTAGGAGATTGGATAGCTGATAAGACGAAACTTCCGGAAGGTGTTAAGGGGTTCGGTCAAAAGGTAGAACAAAATGGGTTGCAGTTTGGCATTTGGGTAGAGCCTGAAATGATATCAAAAAAAAGCATGCTTTTTGAAAAGCACCCTGATTGGGTACTTGGGGTACAAACGGGGCCGCTATCTCATGGTCGGAATCAATATATGCTTGATTTAACGAAAGAACCGGTTCAATCATTCATTATCGATACACTTAGTCAATTGCTATCAGACGCACCAATTCGCTATGTAAAGTGGGATATGAATCGAAATATGTCCGAAATAGGTACGGATTATTTAGATGCTACGAGACAAGGAGAAGTGGCTCATCGATATGTGTTAGGACTGTATGCGGTGCTGGATGAATTGACGAAGCGTTTTCCGAATGTGTTATTTGAATCGTGTGCAAGCGGAGGGAATCGATTTGATCCGGGAATGCTTTATTACATGCCGCAGACGTGGACGAGTGATAATACCGATGCGATTGAACGATTAAAAATTCAGTACGGAACATCCCTTGTTTACCCACTTTCAACGATGGGGGCCCACGTTTCAGCTGTGCCGAATCATCAAACCCGTCGAATAACGCCACTTGAGACGAGATTTCATGTCGCTATGTTCGGGGTGTTTGGCTATGAATTGGATGTGACAAAGCTTCCAGCTGAGGAAAAAGCGAAAGTGAAAAATCAAGTAGCGTTTTATAAAGAAAATCGAAAGCTTATTCAATTTGGGCGGTTTTATCGTCTTCTCAGTCCATTTGAACAAAATGATACAGCGTGGATGGTTGTATCACCAGATCGACAGGAAGCGATTGTCGCATTTTACCGAACGCTAGCAAAGCCTAACCCAGGTTTAGTTCAGTTAAAGCTAGTAGGACTTGATGAGTCGAAGTTTTATCGAGTCGAAGAGCTGAACGCTGTGTATAAAGGAGATGAACTCATGCATGCGGGAATCACTCTTCCAGCTATTTATAACGGTACCGTATATAGTGACTCGTCATTCCTAGCGGGTGATTTTCAGTCAGTTATTTGGAAGCTTTCGGTTGTAGAGGAAGGGAGTTGA
- a CDS encoding carbohydrate ABC transporter permease, which produces MNKNKSVISKVSLYGVLIIGAIISLFPFYWAAIGATNESGKMFSKPPVLVPGDQLFENVANLNESIGIGKVMFNSLFIAIIYTVLSLFICTMAAYAFAKFEFKGRNLIFSIFLISMMVPYHATIIPLFKMMAAFGWLNTYQAVILPNLAYPFAIFLMRQNMLAFPNALIEAARIDGAGEWKIFFRIVLPSMRPALAATAIFLFMFQWNSFLWPLIALSSTDMYTFPVALSSLFGLSRIDYGQVMAGVTLATLPIIVFFLVLQRQFISGMLGSAVK; this is translated from the coding sequence ATGAACAAAAACAAAAGTGTAATCAGTAAGGTCAGTTTATACGGTGTGTTAATTATTGGGGCAATTATATCTTTATTTCCGTTTTATTGGGCTGCGATTGGGGCGACAAATGAAAGTGGAAAAATGTTTTCAAAGCCTCCTGTATTAGTCCCAGGAGATCAGCTGTTTGAAAACGTTGCGAATTTAAATGAATCCATTGGCATTGGGAAGGTTATGTTTAACTCGCTTTTCATTGCAATCATTTATACGGTGTTAAGTTTATTCATTTGTACGATGGCAGCGTATGCGTTTGCGAAGTTTGAATTTAAAGGACGAAACCTTATTTTTAGTATCTTCCTCATTTCCATGATGGTTCCGTATCATGCGACAATTATTCCGCTGTTTAAAATGATGGCAGCCTTCGGTTGGTTGAACACGTATCAAGCGGTTATTTTGCCAAACTTGGCTTATCCATTTGCAATTTTCTTAATGCGACAAAACATGCTTGCTTTTCCAAATGCATTAATTGAAGCGGCAAGGATTGATGGGGCAGGTGAATGGAAAATCTTTTTCCGCATTGTATTGCCTTCAATGCGTCCAGCGTTGGCAGCGACGGCCATCTTCTTATTCATGTTTCAGTGGAATAGCTTCTTATGGCCATTGATTGCTTTATCTTCAACGGACATGTACACATTCCCAGTAGCACTATCGAGCTTATTCGGATTATCGCGAATCGATTACGGCCAAGTGATGGCAGGAGTAACGTTAGCCACTTTACCGATTATCGTATTTTTCCTCGTGTTACAACGACAATTTATTTCTGGAATGCTTGGAAGTGCTGTGAAGTAA
- a CDS encoding carbohydrate ABC transporter permease, which yields MKTKKYVPYLFIAPAVLLFSVFMLYPIIYSFILSFQTNSGGEFTFVGLDNYIRLFEDEIFLKALKNTFILLIIQVPIMIFLAMLLATLLNSALLKMKGFFRVTFFLPAVTSLVAYAIIFSIMLMNDGVMNQFLNFLGLESVPWLSHPIWAKVSLIIAMTWRWVGYNMVIFLAGLQNISEEIYEAASIDGASKIRQFFSITVPQLKPVILFTVVLSTIGTLQLFDEPYTLTKGGPSDATLTIGMYLYQTGFRYFDFGYASTIAYVIVILIGILTYFQFKVTGDKE from the coding sequence ATGAAAACGAAGAAATATGTGCCTTACTTATTTATTGCACCAGCGGTTTTATTGTTTAGTGTGTTTATGTTATACCCGATTATTTATTCGTTTATTTTAAGTTTCCAAACGAATAGCGGGGGAGAGTTTACGTTTGTTGGACTTGATAACTATATTCGGCTATTTGAGGATGAGATTTTCTTAAAAGCGTTGAAAAATACGTTTATTCTATTAATCATTCAAGTTCCGATTATGATCTTTCTGGCGATGTTATTAGCGACACTATTAAACTCTGCATTATTGAAAATGAAAGGGTTCTTCCGTGTTACGTTCTTCCTTCCGGCGGTAACGTCTCTCGTGGCGTATGCGATTATTTTCTCCATTATGTTAATGAATGATGGTGTGATGAATCAGTTTTTGAACTTTTTAGGGTTAGAGTCGGTTCCTTGGTTATCGCATCCAATCTGGGCGAAGGTATCCTTAATTATTGCGATGACGTGGCGCTGGGTAGGGTATAACATGGTGATTTTCTTGGCTGGTCTTCAAAATATTTCAGAGGAAATTTACGAAGCAGCTAGCATTGATGGAGCTTCAAAGATTCGTCAGTTTTTCTCCATAACCGTTCCGCAATTAAAGCCGGTTATTTTATTTACGGTTGTATTGTCCACAATCGGGACGCTGCAATTGTTTGATGAACCGTACACGTTAACAAAGGGTGGCCCAAGTGATGCTACGTTAACAATTGGTATGTACTTATATCAAACAGGCTTCCGTTACTTTGATTTCGGATATGCTTCGACCATAGCGTATGTCATTGTAATTTTAATCGGGATTTTAACGTACTTCCAATTTAAAGTGACAGGTGATAAAGAATGA
- a CDS encoding ABC transporter substrate-binding protein gives MKKLYGMISFLLVFSLILVGCSSNEGASSEDGKVTLTAWAWNVNVGALNEAMEKYQEEHPNVEIKVEDLGRLDVYDKLSTGLAAGGTGLPDIVLVEDDRIHGYVEAFPKGFLNLSEKGFDEYANLFPQFKKDLTSVDGTFYAMPFDAGPGGMFYRRSLFEQAGVNPDEIKTWDDFLEAGQKIKDETGAFSMPLDKFKDDPTFRMMLNQQGVFYFDEEGNIDLTNPKSVQAMEMLKKFSDADLIKDVDGWNGIVSATIDGSVATIPFGAWYYGTIVDQAKDSEGDWGVFLLPAFSEGENRASNLGGSSWMIPASSEHAEEAYDFLSYFATTDDVQLMAMEKYGLFPSLNSVYDSDVFTGEVEFFGGQKIWQLFAEEMKDVPTAYYTKDYSLALDEAIKAQADVFNGKDVKEALEEAADRLADRTKRDVNSH, from the coding sequence ATGAAAAAGCTATATGGCATGATTAGTTTTTTACTCGTATTCTCGCTAATCCTCGTTGGTTGTAGTTCAAATGAGGGAGCAAGTAGCGAAGATGGAAAAGTAACGTTAACGGCATGGGCGTGGAATGTAAACGTCGGTGCACTTAATGAAGCAATGGAGAAGTATCAAGAGGAACATCCAAATGTTGAAATTAAAGTGGAGGACCTTGGTCGTCTTGATGTGTATGATAAATTATCGACTGGTTTAGCAGCTGGTGGTACGGGACTACCGGATATTGTGCTTGTTGAAGATGATCGCATTCACGGCTATGTGGAAGCGTTTCCGAAAGGATTCCTAAACTTATCTGAAAAGGGATTTGATGAGTATGCAAATCTTTTCCCGCAATTTAAGAAAGATTTAACAAGTGTAGATGGCACTTTTTATGCGATGCCATTTGATGCGGGTCCAGGCGGAATGTTTTATCGCCGTAGCTTATTTGAGCAAGCAGGTGTAAATCCTGATGAGATCAAAACGTGGGACGATTTCTTAGAGGCAGGTCAAAAAATTAAAGATGAAACAGGCGCATTCTCCATGCCGCTTGATAAATTTAAAGATGATCCGACATTCCGTATGATGTTAAATCAGCAAGGGGTATTTTACTTTGATGAAGAAGGAAACATTGACTTAACGAATCCAAAATCAGTCCAAGCGATGGAAATGTTAAAGAAATTTTCAGATGCAGACTTAATTAAAGATGTTGATGGCTGGAACGGTATTGTTTCCGCTACGATTGACGGATCGGTTGCAACGATTCCATTTGGTGCTTGGTATTACGGAACAATTGTCGATCAAGCAAAAGATTCTGAAGGAGATTGGGGCGTATTCTTACTTCCTGCCTTTTCAGAAGGAGAAAATCGCGCTTCTAACTTAGGTGGTTCTAGCTGGATGATTCCAGCGTCGTCTGAGCATGCGGAGGAAGCATACGACTTCTTAAGCTATTTCGCTACAACAGATGATGTTCAGTTAATGGCGATGGAGAAATATGGTTTATTCCCGAGTTTAAATTCCGTCTATGATTCTGACGTATTTACCGGTGAAGTAGAATTCTTCGGTGGTCAGAAAATTTGGCAGCTGTTCGCTGAGGAAATGAAAGATGTGCCAACTGCCTATTATACGAAGGATTACTCACTAGCTTTAGATGAAGCAATTAAGGCGCAAGCCGATGTCTTTAACGGAAAAGACGTAAAAGAAGCGTTAGAGGAAGCCGCAGATCGATTAGCTGATCGTACAAAGCGTGACGTAAACAGCCATTAA